tgaCAAAATGTAGGTGAAACTCTGTTTCAGTTCTCTTGTGCAAGTGCAACTGAAGTGCAGGCATAtgtgcatttctgtggagaaatacatttatttaatgattaattaaatctagaatcagttataatcttcATTATAATCTTCATCTTCATAGCTGTTATGACATACATTTAAGttccattcaattaaaattattacattgaaacaacaacatttaaatagcaaatttaCTCACATCTAGTTAGcttaacttaaatatttaatttcattctACATGAAAAACAAGTTAAGTGaaattaattacacaagttttggagacacCATTACTCAATTTCAATTGAGGACACAAGTTAGTAAGTCAACTTATTTGGGTTTTCAGTGCAGAGTTTATAAAGATTTGTTGAAGGCCAATAGAGACTTCAGTCATAATGTCAACAGCTAATTTGCCATGGACTCCCTCAGGAATTACCAATGGGCTTTTATAATATTCGTTTTTGATTTACGGAGTAAAATAAGGTCACAGTTATGCCATTATTACACATACATTTTCAAAGGTATATGTGAGTTTATGTGCTTTACGACTGATGAAAAATTCAATGAACAACCAAATGCATTCTTGTGCCGGAATGCAGGCGTCTCCAGATGGGTAAGCTCTTTTTAATTTaacatggcatctaaaaaatgTGCCATTCCCGTGAGAAGTTAAATAAACAGCAAGAcagtgcaatggtcaaagaccaTCTGGCACATGTGGTCATACATAATTATAGACACACAAACTCAAAAaaaccctgatatatatatatatatatatatatatatatataaaatcccaCATATTAACAACTACACATCTCTCTCGACTGCCTCTCccagagagccctccaaaaatgccccatttccccacaaatgaGTCTTTTTATCTTTCATCTTCTAGATGACccttcctcaaaagctgccaccctctcCATCTcagagcaccactcctgaaatgggggcactCCAGCCGACCTCCATCCCCTTTATCTGTCTGGCAATCACGACACAggttaggacccaactctttGTGTCTATTCTCAACATCGATGACCGCTCCATCGCCAAAattacagagtctggggcaaaataaaacccaagtgcccaatacatcacacacaaaactctgaaccttcaacctaaattcttggatcttaacacaccacgaaaagacatgggttgtgtctccatcctctgatcaGCATCGCCAGCTGGTGGTTGTGTCTTTAttgccaagcctatacaatctagagggggtccaatagaattgatgtaaaatcttgaatcttGAATGAAGGCGCACCCTTGTATATAGATGAaggcttgatgttttttagaatcctagcccaatctccctcctccaatacccaATAAGTTTAAATCTGTCTCtaataatctcttgatagaagttaaagctctgtcccccagactctgaattagcagggagtaatacactgatgcctcatgaccttttccaaaagcagtaatcaccactcccagagtgtctgccacttaaagggggtgtatgctactcccaaaaatagtacagagcataTGGCACAGCTGTAAGTACctaaaaaaactgagatctgagaATCCCagatgttgaaccaaattttcaaaggatctgcactctcatataggtcaccaagtatAGTAACCTCCCTCACAGtctactctgaccagcagaaacgggacttaatacataattttgagtTCAAATTGAGGCAAAGTTtaaaaaatgtcagaattaaacactctggacacttttgtccataccaagtgcaaatgcgagataacagggtgtaacttaacttttccggttagtttgatagaaaggctttgcaatggcgaaataggggcaaggacttcctgttcaatacaaaaccagggaggggctctctcaggtggaagcgaccagtgagccaaatgtctgagacagaatgcataataataaaaaaagatcttaggtaggcctagcccacctttgtcaatcggcctatacAGCTTACGGAAATGTAATATTTGACAGTTAcctttccaaatgaaggacttcgctatgcaattaaactgcttgaaataagagagggggacaagCACACACTTAGTGTCAAAGACAACCCATGTGCTCTACAGTAGGTAAATAAATGTGCTCTGACCTCTTGGTAGCCGGGGTGAAAGCAGAGCAGGTTTCTCCATCCCAAGCACAATAGGGGTCTCTGGCCAGGCAGCAGTCTGAACAGGCCTTGCCATAAACAGCACACCTATGCAGGGACACCTGGGTAAGACCCTTTTCTGATGACACGTATAACTGTTGCTGTAAAATACAAGAGACAGACATAATGCTTACAAAGAACACACTGTCATTTTTCAGTCACAATAGTCATTAAAAATGActgtagatcagtggttctcaaccctgttcgTGGAGACACCCAACACCCTAatgatatctccctaatcaaacacacctgattcaactcatcagcttgttagtggagactccaaaaCCTGAAGTGGGTGTGTCAAAAAAGGGAGATATaaaaaaatgtgcagtgttggaacctccaggaacagggttgggaaccactgctgtaGGTTAACTGCTTTTCAAAAATGAATTGCATACATTTAGCaacacaaagacaaatacttaTAAAATAAGATGAAAGAGTTTTTAATATTGTTGGATATACacggcaaaaaaaataaaaatattgtgtttttgtcttgttttccattaaaaatatctaaacatcctttaaacaaaatcaatttacttgagaagcaaaataacaTAAGATATAAAGTCTTATTTTCAGAAAAATCATAGTAAGGTTTCATCTTCAaacaagaaacacatttttccAATGGGATAAGAAAAGTGAACAAAGAGAATACATGTTAATTTATTACCCCATTTATTATACCCCCccccttgttttaagcataaaactcACTAAATGTTCTCTGGATTCAGTATTGAAACAAGACTTGATAtattaaaacatgtaattttgcttctcaggtaaatgtatattgttttaaggattttactggaaaataagacaacaTTTGCAGTGGAGCTGTAAGGGCATTTTCACAATCAGGTTACTTACCCTTTTAGAAGACATCTTCAGAGTTTTAACAGGTGCTGGTGTCTGAGCAACATTAGAGAGAGAGATTCTTATACTACACCATTCAAAATCACTGGCCTGTCTAGGCTTATAACaatatttgtttatgtaataGGAAAACAGTCACATGAACACTAGTAAATTTACCTTGAACACTTCAACCTCCTCCAAAATGAGCTCTTCTGTTGTGCTGATGTCTTTTGGTAAGACAATCACCTTCTGGACTGTTCCATGATCTAAAATTAGGGGTGTACCATAAATAATTGAACTAGCAACAATTGAGTCACAATGCACCTGCATATGCAACAACAACCTAGATATCACCCTGTATGAACCGGAAGAATTTGACATGATCAGAAATATCTAACCTGTGCCCAGGAAGAGCACTTCATATCTCCCATCTACAGCATCCACTAGGTCCACAGCAATGGTAGTAAAACGGTAATCAACTGCTGTCCTGACCACCAGGGGGCGCTTGTGTATTGGGTATATGGGTTGATACATCAGAGGATGGGCACGAACAAAGTTTACAGCCTCCTCAGAAAAGGCCTTAGTGGAGTGGAGATCAGGGGTGAAGGTTCCTCCAGGACACTGTGCAATAAAAAATTAAAGTGAGAGAGAAGAAATAGTGATTCTTACAGCCTGTAAGAATGCgctcaaaaagaaaacaaacaaagattcaacaactagATATAACAAATtgtgacacatttttaaaactgaTACTCACAGTCCCTGGTCGCGGGTAGGGGATTTTGCCAGTGTAGGGTGTCCACTGGTAGTTGTGACCGTGTTTATGAGAGAAGGGCCCATTGAAGACATTTCTGATGTCAGCCATGGAGTATACACACACAGCAGAGCCTTTAAACACAGAGCTGGACAGAAAGAACAGAGTTtccaatgttttaaatatattctaaCCAAAATGATGTCTAGAAATGTGTAACccaattattgtaatttttattttatttaattaaaagtctGATGAcaggaatttaaaatgtaatccctcacactacttttgactaaaagtaatttgattacagtaactaattacttttaaatagtgttacaccaggggttttcaaatctTGAACAATAATCCCCGAGAAAATTTACAAGACTATCACATTCAGGCACATTCTGGACACTTATTTTAAGTTTCATCAGATTTTCCTCTAGTGTAATATTatcaaaatgcatcatatttCAGGTGTTGATGTAACCACCAATGATGATCAATAACCTTTAATTCGGTCTGGCAGACTCATTCCACCAATGCGTTCAACACCGATGCATGATTAACAGCTATAAATGATTCTATTTATAATATGAAACCATattctgtattatttttattaaaataccgGTTTGTCCTCATGACAATGGGATTACTTAACGGTTTCCTATATCTGTGATAAACTCGCAGCATGTGAGTCAGTCTCCATCTCTATGTGAATCTGCACTTGTCAAATACACATGATGACACATCCACCTGAAATCATATTGAACTCGTAAAAATAGACACGCGGGATTTTGTTCAACATATTTTCTGCGCCCTAGATAAACTTGTGCAGCCATTTTCTACTGAGGTGACAGAAGATGTCAGTCACAACAGATGTTTAATTGACGGATTTATTTGCTCAAGTCACTTATATCATAATATTATTCTTACAAAACGAATTTAACCATGCATAATGctgcattttctaaaaaaattaaaaaggttaCCTACAAAATGGCGAGTTTATTACTCAAACTGCGGTATTGTTTCTCCCTTGAAAAAACACGTCTGCAGAGGCAGAATATGAATGATCAGAGGCAGGGCTGTGTGGCTTAGATTTGCAATATAGATTTGCAAATGCATAGGACATGTTTTGAGCTCACACTTACCCTCCCTGAGCGAGAGCAGGGAGATTTCATAGAGTAGTGTAGTTTATTTGAGAGCACATCCACATTTGAGCAAAACCCTAGGACTTCGGTGTAAGCGGAGCGATCTGCACTATTTTATGCATCTTTTGATTTTACATGGACTTTATCATCATTCTCCGTGCCTCAATGACATGCTCTGGCACACCATGGGGAGGCGCacctcccagtttgaaaaccgGGGTGTTATACCAAACACTGATTTCAAGCTCAAAAGAGGACATAAAGGTAACATAAAAGGAGTCAATATGACCCATGCACTTTATTCCAAGTCCTTTAAGGCCAtatggctttgtgtgaggaacagactgaaattctgttCTGAAAACAGAATTCATTCAAAAAGAGCAGCCTCAACTTCCAGATCGTCTCACCCAGCTGTGGAGAACACAGCATACACAATGGGGTTACGCTCATCATGGGTCCTCTGTATGAAAACATCCcctacaaaacaaacacatagcAGTCACTCAGGCTTTGGGCTGATTATGGCAAAGCTGTGATCGTGGAAAAGAAAAAACTATGCCTTACTCAGTTCATCAAAGTAAGTTTCAACACCATCTGCACCAATCACAGAACAGACCAGTCGCGCTTTGAGGAACGTTGTCCACTTATTCACCAATGACCTTTGACCTCCATCATCATTCTGAAAagaagcacacacacatgcacagataaAAGCCTAGACCTTAAACAAACCTTGGGTTCATTTGATTTATATGACTCATTTGCATGACAAAAACAAATCCTGATTTAAAGTTGATTATTAAGTCAGAATGTGGCTGtggcagggcgttccgtccgcccgAAGAGGTgcagctgtcgtccgttagagggtggaggagtggccgaggaacttgctacggcatatcggagaaccggcttgacaatataattaatattttaatgaaaaacttaaacaaaagacaaacacacacatgacggacatgtccgtaaacgatctctctctcctgcaccatccgccgcagtcggcctttatccctctcggaggcttgattagcctgataagggaccgggtgtgtagaatcacgacccggccccgccctccgccctgccacagtagatagttcactcaaaaattaaaattttgttcactcattcactcactcttatGTAGTTCCAGCCtcttatgacattctttcttcagtggaaaacaaAATCAGATGTTGTACAATGTTAGTCtcacacactttcactttcattgtacccccccatacaattaaagtgaatggtgtctgagcaaaaattctgccaaacatctcgttgtgttccacagatgaaaaaaataatatgggtttcaacaacatgagggtcaatTCATTTTGGAGTAATTCTATTCCATACAGAGAAGCAGCTTTGTAGTATATCTGGATTTTCTCACCAGACAGACTCTTCCCACTCTAGCGAGAACGCTCAGAGCGCTGCCCCCTGAAGCGTCTAAACTCTTCTCCCGAaagaaaaagtaaagtttgtcatCATTCTTTTCGGCACTGTCGGGAATCTTCTGGATTTTAATAAACACAGGCTCTGATGGAGAGATAAAGGGATTTATGAAAAGATAAAAAGAATATTTTGTCAgtggtctgtctgtcttttaatCACTTCACCAAACTTCTAAGCATACCGTTTAGCCATCGAGAGTCATACTGCTCTGTTCTGACAGCAGGCCGGTCCCCCAAAGTCCTAAAGATAGCTGGATCTGTACCCATGAAGTCCACGTGCACTCCAGCGTACAGGTTGCCATCTGAGGAGAAAGGAGAGATACTTTAGAATGAACAAGAGGGAAATGACTGCAGCCCATTCCTCCAAAATTCCAGATAGATtatataagatcctaagttacaCAAAGCTCCCCCTAATGTTAGAAATTCTTAAATAAAGAGAAACATCTCACTGATAAGAGCTGCTGCATTCTCCTGCCGGGGATCATATGGAGACTTTCCTTTTCCAGATTCCACATAACCAGGAACCAGCCGGAAGAGATATTCCTACACACAATCACATGCATACACAGCATACATTTGATGAGTGTGATTGAACTGTGAGCACCATGTTGTGTATGGGTGTGGGTCAAGTTTTGTCTACATTTTGAAGACCAAATCTCCCCACAAGCAACCGTCAAACAGAAAAAGTATttataaacatactaaataatattttaaggaaaatcTAAAACTGCAAATAGGTGTGtgtaagggttaggtttgggaAAATATGATTATCTCAATGTAAAAGCAACCTCAGCTCTCCAGCCTCTGTTGATGAAGGTGCAGATGGGTTTATAAGCTCCTGTTCCACAGGTGTACAGGTGAGTTCTGTTCCATGGCTCGATCAGACGCACAAAGTTAGCACACTCTCCCTGAGAATACAAGCAATTAAGAGACCAGACAAGCTGTTTTACATTCAgtgattaaataaatgcattcacaatatgattcaatACTGAATCCAAACAGTTTGTAAAAGTGTACCTGTCCTCCTTTGCCAGTTAGTTTACACTCTCCTTTTCTTTGTGCTGTCGCTGGCCAGTGAATCTGAAAACAAATAACTTTTTGAAATACTCCATCATAGTGTGATCATCAGACAATAACCAAAATCTGAGTTGCAGATGAAATGCTGTAATTGATTTTTTTGACTTACAATAAGGGGTTCTTTATTGACATTTTGCATGTCCAGAGAGACCACATATTCACGGCTGCCCAGGTAGAGCCGT
This sequence is a window from Xyrauchen texanus isolate HMW12.3.18 chromosome 37, RBS_HiC_50CHRs, whole genome shotgun sequence. Protein-coding genes within it:
- the LOC127630906 gene encoding semaphorin-3F-like isoform X1, with amino-acid sequence MKMMQTMLLTLSLCIWGCHGNNRIAPRVHLSYKELLETKTIRPFSFSFNTSDYRILHMDQDQGRLYLGSREYVVSLDMQNVNKEPLIIHWPATAQRKGECKLTGKGGQGECANFVRLIEPWNRTHLYTCGTGAYKPICTFINRGWRAEEYLFRLVPGYVESGKGKSPYDPRQENAAALINGNLYAGVHVDFMGTDPAIFRTLGDRPAVRTEQYDSRWLNEPVFIKIQKIPDSAEKNDDKLYFFFREKSLDASGGSALSVLARVGRVCLNDDGGQRSLVNKWTTFLKARLVCSVIGADGVETYFDELRDVFIQRTHDERNPIVYAVFSTAGSVFKGSAVCVYSMADIRNVFNGPFSHKHGHNYQWTPYTGKIPYPRPGTCPGGTFTPDLHSTKAFSEEAVNFVRAHPLMYQPIYPIHKRPLVVRTAVDYRFTTIAVDLVDAVDGRYEVLFLGTDHGTVQKVIVLPKDISTTEELILEEVEVFKTPAPVKTLKMSSKRQQLYVSSEKGLTQVSLHRCAVYGKACSDCCLARDPYCAWDGETCSAFTPATKRRSRRQDIKHGDPLRQCRGFNAKVEKRLRETVQFGVEGSSTFLECQPRSPQASVKWLYQKDGKRKALNRDKEFLNTGHGILLKSLTQSDAGLYHCQATENNFKHTVARISLRILDREIVEALAEPDIPVESEHHRHHSHHPPSPPPLQLHPLPEVRLINQYCKTYRQQIQSQAHKPKRNNRRHTGEQEEEGPQEQ
- the LOC127630906 gene encoding semaphorin-3F-like isoform X2 produces the protein MKMMQTMLLTLSLCIWGCHGNNRIAPRVHLSYKELLETKTIRPFSFSFNTSDYRILHMDQDQGRLYLGSREYVVSLDMQNVNKEPLIIHWPATAQRKGECKLTGKGGQGECANFVRLIEPWNRTHLYTCGTGAYKPICTFINRGWRAEEYLFRLVPGYVESGKGKSPYDPRQENAAALINGNLYAGVHVDFMGTDPAIFRTLGDRPAVRTEQYDSRWLNEPVFIKIQKIPDSAEKNDDKLYFFFREKSLDASGGSALSVLARVGRVCLNDDGGQRSLVNKWTTFLKARLVCSVIGADGVETYFDELRDVFIQRTHDERNPIVYAVFSTAGSVFKGSAVCVYSMADIRNVFNGPFSHKHGHNYQWTPYTGKIPYPRPGTCPGGTFTPDLHSTKAFSEEAVNFVRAHPLMYQPIYPIHKRPLVVRTAVDYRFTTIAVDLVDAVDGRYEVLFLGTDHGTVQKVIVLPKDISTTEELILEEVEVFKTPAPVKTLKMSSKRQQLYVSSEKGLTQVSLHRCAVYGKACSDCCLARDPYCAWDGETCSAFTPATKRRSRRQDIKHGDPLRQCRGFNAKEKRLRETVQFGVEGSSTFLECQPRSPQASVKWLYQKDGKRKALNRDKEFLNTGHGILLKSLTQSDAGLYHCQATENNFKHTVARISLRILDREIVEALAEPDIPVESEHHRHHSHHPPSPPPLQLHPLPEVRLINQYCKTYRQQIQSQAHKPKRNNRRHTGEQEEEGPQEQ